In Novosphingobium sp. PP1Y, the sequence GCAATGCCAGGTGTCGTTGCCGTCATCGAGAACGGAGAGTTTCTTGCGGTCGTGGCGCGCAAGGAATGGCAGGCGATCAAGGCGATGCGGGTCTCGCAGCAGAGCGATTATGTCCGAACGCTGGCCCCGCTCCCCGTCGGCGATGGGCCGCGTCGTCTTCAGAAGCTCGCCACGCAGGAGATCACCGTCCTCGACACGCATGACGGCAATCGCCCGGCCTGGAAGACAGTGCGCGGGAGCTTTAGCCGTCCCTGGTACAGCCACGGCTCGATCGGCCCTTCCTGCGCCGTCGCTCTCGCCCGGAACGGGGAACTCACACTCTGGTCGCACAGCCAGGGCGTATTCGACATGCACCGCGCGGTTGCCGAACTGGTGGGTCTGCCGCCGGACAAGGTCCGGTGCATCCATACGCCTTCGGCGGGCTGTTATGGGCAGAATGGTGCCGACGATGTCACGGCCGAGGCTGGCCTTATCGCCATGGCGCTTCCTGGACGCCCCATCCGGCTTCAGTGGATGCGCGAGCAGGAGTTCGGCTGGGAGCCTTGCGGGTGCAGTATGGTTACCAAAGTCGAGGCGTCGATCGGCCCCGACAAAAAGATCGCACACTGGACATATGAGGTCTGGAGCAACTCGCACAACAACAGGCCAGTGAAAGCAGGCGGCTATGCCGTCGCTCAGCAAGTCTCGCCCGGCTTTGCTCCACAACCGGCGAGGCCCATCCCGATGCCCGAGGGGGACGGCGACCGGAACGCGAACCCGCTCTACGTCTTCCCGAATATGAATGTGCTATACCATTTCGTGCCGGAGATGCCGCTGCGCGTCTCGGCGCTGCGGTCACTTGGTGCGCATCTCAACGTCTTCACAATCGAAAGCATGCTGGACCAGCTCGCGCTCGCGGGGGGTGTCGATCCGCTCGAATTCCGCCTGGCGCATATGGAGGACGAGCGGGCATGCGCCGTCATGATCGAGGCGACCCGTCGTTTCGGTTGGCGACACCGGCCCAAGGGCGATGGCCGCCGCGGCTGCGGAATGGCCTTTGCGCGCTACAAGAATATCGGCGCTTATTGTGCGGTCGTGATGGAGATTGAGGTCGAGCGCGAGACGGGAAAGATCAGGATTCACAGGGTCAACGCCGCGGTCGATGCCGGTCAGCCTGCCTCGCCGGA encodes:
- a CDS encoding molybdopterin cofactor-binding domain-containing protein: MTSAHGLSRREALAAGGLVVAFSLTSKGLAQLAGGGEGGAVPKAVRPDLPGSLSSHPELESWIRIAPDGATTVFSGKAELGQGIRTALLQVAAEELDLPLGRIEFITADTGRTPDEGLTAGSHSMQDGGTALANAGANVRMLLARAAANRWGLAPETLRTSGDGYIVAPDGRRLPYGLLAANLSRHVEAVPDAPRRDPRHYRTMGRSLPRVDIPAKLTGGDAYVQDLRMPGMLHARVVRGPSYGTRLAAPRLAAARAMPGVVAVIENGEFLAVVARKEWQAIKAMRVSQQSDYVRTLAPLPVGDGPRRLQKLATQEITVLDTHDGNRPAWKTVRGSFSRPWYSHGSIGPSCAVALARNGELTLWSHSQGVFDMHRAVAELVGLPPDKVRCIHTPSAGCYGQNGADDVTAEAGLIAMALPGRPIRLQWMREQEFGWEPCGCSMVTKVEASIGPDKKIAHWTYEVWSNSHNNRPVKAGGYAVAQQVSPGFAPQPARPIPMPEGDGDRNANPLYVFPNMNVLYHFVPEMPLRVSALRSLGAHLNVFTIESMLDQLALAGGVDPLEFRLAHMEDERACAVMIEATRRFGWRHRPKGDGRRGCGMAFARYKNIGAYCAVVMEIEVERETGKIRIHRVNAAVDAGQPASPDGIRNQVEGGIIQSLSWAMCEAVSYDPTRRTSFDWGTYPILRFEDVPGSIEVHVIDRAGLPFLGAGETSQGPASAALANAVADATGARLRDMPLTPEAVKAAIGLEG